The following are encoded in a window of Centroberyx gerrardi isolate f3 chromosome 1, fCenGer3.hap1.cur.20231027, whole genome shotgun sequence genomic DNA:
- the LOC139918197 gene encoding uncharacterized protein LOC139918197: MDYFEEDLVAALRQVVTDGNWQCIGKTSEFGLPCTKLFSDDGEHIVLVHTEDDRYWAMDSSCPHEGGPLELGDIEDLGNGKMALVCPWHHFDFCLETGTSSTGLKNHVYEVRVVQGEVYVNTQNELSLTPVSVTNTTSPGKPSTDVVKLSPSENTLCFWATKILCTPDPKDKVNLTLEVQERWKSGEITEVGQAIPPHQPSRKEDLTVLQPGKIKRGKGGTQASRIALLHSLANIEQWAIDLSWDVIARFSTFSLHTGDPLPRQFFSDFVKVAGDEAKHYHLLEKRITELGSFFGALPVHNGLWQSATDTSHDLLARLAIVHMVHEARGLDVHPQTLSRFAVQDDQASVNVLEVIYRDEITHVAAGLKWFTYICSEEGRDCLSTFHDLVKQHFKGYLKPPFNTEGRKTAGMTEEWYVPLVKPSS; the protein is encoded by the exons ATGGATTACTTTGAAGAGGATTTGGTGGCTGCATTGCGACAAGTTGTTACGGATGGAAATTGGCAGTGTATAGGGAAGACATCGGAGTTTGGCTTGCCATGCACAAA GCTGTTCTCCGACGATGGAGAGCATATTGTCCTCGTACACACTGAGGATGATAGATACTGGGCAATGGATTCCTCCTGTCCCCATGAAG GTGGCCCTCTGGAGCTGGGAGACATTGAAGATCTAGGAAATGGAAAGATGGCACTTGTCTGTCCATGGCATCACTTTGATTTCTGTCTGGAGACAGGCACCTCCTCCACGGGACTTAAG aACCATGTCTACGAGGTCAGAGTTGTCCAGGGTGAAGTGTATGTCAACACACAAAATGAACTGTCCTTGACCCCTGTTTCTGTGACAAATACAACATCCCCAG GTAAACCATCTACAGATGTCGTCAAGCTTTCCCCTTCTGAAAACACGCTATGCTTTTGGGCTACGAAGATCCTCTGTACTCCGGATCCAAAAGATAAG GTTAATTTGACATTAGAGGTTCAGGAGAGGTGGAAGTCAGGGGAGATAACAGAGGTGGGCCAGGCCATTCCTCCACACCAGCCCAGCAGGAAAGAGGACCTAACAGTGCTTCAACCTGGCAAAATCAAACGTGGCAAAGGAGGCACACAG gCTAGCCGGATAGCGCTGCTCCACTCCTTGGCTAACATAGAGCAGTGGGCTATTGACTTGTCCTGGGATGTCATCGCCAGGTTCTCAACCTTCAGTCTGCACACTGGGGATCCACTGCCCCGGCAGTTCTTCAGCGATTTTGTTAAAGTGGCTGGAGATGAAGCTAAG CATTATCACTTGTTGGAGAAAAGAATCACAGAACTGGGCAGCTTCTTTGGTGCGTTACCTGTACACAATG GACTCTGGCAGTCAGCAACTGACACCTCCCATGACCTTCTGGCAAGGCTTGCTATTGTGCACATGGTTCATGAAGCCAG GGGTTTGGACGTCCACCCTCAGACCCTGTCCCGCTTTGCTGTGCAGGATGACCAGGCCTCTGTGAATGTTCTGGAGGTCATCTACAGAGATGAGATCACACATGTAGCAGCAGGACTCAAGTGGTTCACCTACATCTGCTCAGAGGAAGGACGG GATTGCTTGTCAACTTTCCACGACTTGGTGAAGCAGCACTTCAAAGGATACTTGAAGCCCCCATTTAacacagaaggaaggaagacagcagggatgacagaggag TGGTATGTTCCCCTTGTCAAGCCATCCAGTTGA
- the mtfmt gene encoding methionyl-tRNA formyltransferase, mitochondrial: MGGPTAALNMWNNVKARRAALEMLQGVRNCCIQRLWSTRSQSQQQRLCRHYSTTSGPPWRLLFFGSDDFAVESLKLLASSRNSTERIVESLEVVTLSSDVPVKRFAHQNQLPVHTWPTADLDGRFDVGVVVSFGCLLQERLINKFPYGILNVHPSLLPRWRGPAPVFHTILHGDIVTGVTIMQVHPHRFDVGPILNQEVYQVPENCTADELGAALATKGAHLLIDTLKTLSERIAKKREQSQTGATLAPKINTSLSWMVWEEQTCDQIDHLFRAIGSRIPLRTIWMGRTIKLMDFVGKCQISLSGRGRKPIPGSISYQKESNTLAVCCKDGWVGFKTVVLKKRLTATDFYNGYLHLSLINQMPHQTQEGLFLSNKDRTEAHQKKLTMYTPLMCTTAAIK, from the exons ATGGGTGGACCAACAGCTGCTCTGAATATGTGGAATAATGTGAAGGCAAGACGAGCTGCCCTGGAAATGTTACAAGGCGTTCGCAACTGTTGTATACAGAGGCTATGGAGTACGAGAAGTCAAAGCCAGCAGCAGAGGCTCTGTAGACATTACTCAACAACATCAGGACCACCATGGAGGCTTCTGTTTTTTGGCTCAGATGATTTTGCTGTGGAATCCTTAAAACTCCTAGCATCCAGCAG GAATTCTACTGAAAGGATTGTGGAGTCACTCGAAGTTGTCACTCTCTCCAGTGACGTCCCAGTGAAGAGGTTTGCTCACCAGAACCAACTTCCAGTTCACACTTGGCCCACTGCAGATCTTGATGGGCGGTTTGATGTTGGAGTGGTCGTGTCTTTTGGTTGTTTACTCCAGGAGAGACTAATCAATAAGTTCCCATA TGGGATTTTGAATGTCCACCCCAGCCTGCTGCCGAGGTGGCGAGGTCCAGCCCCGGTCTTCCACACTATCCTGCATGGAGACATTGTGACAGGGGTCACCATCATGCAGGTTCACCCCCACAG GTTTGATGTGGGTCCCATTCTCAACCAGGAGGTCTATCAGGTTCCTGAGAACTGTACTGCTGATGAGCTTGGAGCTGCTCTGGCCACTAAGGGTGCTCATCTG CTGATTGACACACTGAAGACACTTTCTGAAAGAATTGCAAAGAAAAGGGAGCAAAGTCAGACAGGTGCTACTTTAG CACCCAAAATTAACACTTCTTTGAGCTGGATGGTGTGGGAGGAACAGACTTGTGACCAAATTGATCATCTGTTTCGTGCCATTGGATCCCGG ATTCCCTTACGAACCATTTGGATGGGCAGGACAATAAAACTTATGGATTTTGTAGGAAAATGCCAGATTTCATTATCAG GTCGAGGGAGGAAACCAATCCCTGGCTCAATTAGCTATCAGAAAGAGTCAAACACCTTGGCTGTCTGCTGTAAG GATGGCTGGGTAGGATTCAAGACGGTGGTCCTGAAAAAAAGACTCACAGCAACAGACTTCTATAATGGCTACCTGCACCTGAGTTTGATAAACCAGATGCCCCATCAGACACAGGAAGGCCTGTTTCTAAGTAACAAAGACAGAACTGAAGCACATCAGAAAAAACTTACAATGTACACTCCTTTGATGTGTACCACAGCAGCCATAAAATGA
- the LOC139929871 gene encoding uncharacterized protein LOC139929871, producing MFCAWIILFLLLPGASSFMIHNTHHSLCLEDTSMAGLVLLKKCNIDSELQKWVWNDQRMLKCVGSSRCLSAQHRQPVQTQSCQGLEGVTTGLLWDCEGDRLISENTTLLLSIDGWRLTLSHKSKHSKWRSLDEGDICQEKLRSRRASGDPQEFEAEQQKGKPVAMTEEQRQFLHWYYRTEDPTPWKFAMLALSFTCLLVGFLLLGMGSMANKNRKKIAKYKAAAALAQQAEVKELQVILEVSDEASAPSERQLQGTKPSSVNGEVEELKAGNIVVTWKDGNVSSLYSDPAAEVEALEREKEADRVEEKREEASSTELEVQVLMAE from the exons ATGTTTTGTGCCTGGATCATACTGTTTCTCCTCTTGCCAG GGGCAAGCAGTTTTATGATCCACAACACACATCATAGCCTGTGCCTAGAGGACACATCGATGGCAGGCCTAGTCCTGCTGAAGAAGTGCAACATAGACTCAGAGCTTCAAAAGTGGGTCTGGAACGACCAGAGGATGTTGAAGTGTGTCGGCTCATCCAGATGCCTGTCAGCCCAGCACAGGCAGCCTGTCCAGACCCAGTCCTGCCAGGGGCTGGAGGGAGTCACTACAGGGCTCCTATGGGACTGTGAAGGGGACAGACTAATCAGCGAGAACACAACACTGCTGCTTTCCATAGATGGGTGGCGTCTGACTCTGTCCCATAAAAGCAAACATTCAAAATGGAGATCTCTGGATGAGGGTGATATCTGCCAAGAAAAGCTCA GATCCAGAAGGGCATCTGGTGATCCACAAGAGTTTGAGGCTGAGCAGCAGAAAGGCAAGCCAGTGGCCatgacagaggagcagagacagTTCCTCCATTGGTACTATCGCACTGAGGACC CAACCCCATGGAAGTTTGCGATGCTGGCTCTATCATTTACTTGCCTACTTGTTGGCTTTCTGCTGTTGGGAATGGGCTCCATGGCAAACAA aaacagaaagaagatCGCCAAGTATAAGGCAGCAGCTGCTTTGGCTCAGCAAGCTGAGGTCAAGGAGCTGCAGGTCATTTTAGAGGTTAGCGATGAGGCCAGCGCACCATCAGAGAGGCAGCTGCAGGGAACTAAGCCTTCCTCGGTGAACGGGGAGGTCGAGGAGCTCAAAGCAGGGAACATAGTGGTGACATGGAAAGATGGCAATGTCTCCAGCCTGTACTCAGATCCTGCGGCAGAAGTGGAGgcattagagagagaaaaggaggcagacagagtggaggagaaaagagaggaggccTCATCCACTGAGCTGGAGGTTCAGGTATTAATGGCGGAATGA
- the rasl12 gene encoding ras-like protein family member 12, translated as MSLMFGKPKPCNFAPVPERSQAACNLVLLGVMGSGKSALTVKFLTKRFISEYDPNLEDVYSSEEIVDQQPVVVKVMDTADQDGPVNSERYLSWASAFLVVYSIDNRQSFEGCQQYLKTLTLHNKALPPETPIILLGNKLDMDRYRQVSKSDGSALASRFGCLFYEVSACLDFLSVQRVFHEAVREARREGERGPPVPTPYISEDKALVGIPSAPSFTTPCYKELPAPATAKLVTVKSSRAQSKRRAPALTLLKGFKIF; from the exons ATGTCTCTGATGTTTGGGAAACCGAAGCCTTGTAACTTTGCTCCAGTTCCTGAGAGAAGCCAAGCTGCGTGCAACCTGGTGTTGCTTGGTGTGATGGGCTCAGGAAAATCAG CACTGACTGTGAAGTTTCTCACAAAGCGCTTCATCAGTGAATATGATCCCAATCTTG AGGATGTTTATTCATCAGAAGAGATTGTGGACCAGCAACCAGTTGTGGTGAAAGTGATGGACACTGCTGACCAG GACGGTCCAGTGAACAGTGAGCGCTATCTATCCTGGGCCAGCGCCTTCCTGGTGGTCTACAGCATCGATAACAGACAGAGCTTTGAGGGCTGCCAGCAGTACCTGAAGACACTCACCCTCCACAATAAAGCCCTCCCGCCTGAAACTCCCATCATCCTGCTGGGTAACAAGCTGGACATGGACAGATACag GCAGGTGAGTAAGTCTGATGGCTCGGCCCTCGCCTCTCGTTTTGGATGTTTGTTCTACGAAGTCTCGGCCTGTCTGGACTTCCTGTCTGTGCAGCGTGTTTTCCACGAGGCAGTGAGGGAGGCGAGGCGAGAGGGGGAGCGCGGCCCTCCAGTACCGACCCCCTACATCAGCGAGGATAAAGCATTAGTCGGTATCCCCTCAGCACCCTCCTTCACCACTCCCTGCTATAAGGAGCTGCCGGCCCCCGCCACCGCCAAGCTGGTCACTGTGAAGTCGTCCAGAGCCCAGAGCAAACGTCGGGCCCCAGCGCTCACCCTGCTTAAGGGCTTTAAGATCTTCTGA
- the kbtbd13a gene encoding kelch repeat and BTB domain-containing protein 13 has translation MKIYGSEVIASSSCPDSEADSQQPGMHKLLDSLRVRVHDSIFVVDKALLTQNCEYFRALFQSGMRECQQEEIHLRCLGALGFVVMLQVLDGERPMLSSDQIVEAIECAAFLQVQALTKHLINIINSENCLLMYHTAATYGVWELSHSSALFIRDMYSDLQEDVHTLPSKLVEYIESLIPSTYMAVCSHSPSTELLQDFQRTVCYLDEENKEWKVLTHLPISTSTTMAGVAVLNNKLYIIGGVHDVSKKVIDTGFCYNPAGNTWSTIPSPQQLRYNFTLIGHEGCLYAIGGEYNKKAMSSVERYRVSNGSWSFASHLPCPAASLASAKAMSRIFISLWRGKGATDIHEYVPEKDQWLLVTTLIRQHSYGLCMVAHKDNLYVMRNGPCDDFLLCVMDCYNLSSRQWTAMPGQYGNSKGSLFTAVVRGDSVFTLNRMVTTEYTIEDYKWKTKREMKGFGKIGSMYTFLMRLPNATVPSVGKSAALTQDQNLGDLVDSRRLSMQCFKNL, from the coding sequence ATGAAGATCTATGGCAGTGAGGTGATCGCGTCCAGCAGCTGTCCAGACTCAGAGGctgacagccagcagccagGAATGCACAAGCTGCTGGACAGCCTGAGGGTGAGAGTACATGACAGCATTTTTGTTGTGGATAAAGCCCTTCTCACGCAGAACTGTGAGTACTTCAGAGCTCTATTCCAATCGGGAATGAGGGAATGCCAACAGGAGGAGATCCATTTGAGGTGTCTGGGGGCTCTGGGTTTCGTTGTAATGCTGCAAGTCCTGGATGGGGAGCGCCCCATGCTTAGCAGTGACCAGATTGTGGAAGCAATCGAGTGTGCCGCTTTTCTCCAGGTCCAGGCTCTCACAAAACACCTGATCAATATCATCAACTCTGAAAACTGTTTACTCATGTACCACACAGCTGCCACCTATGGTGTGTGGGAGCTCTCCCACAGTTCAGCTTTGTTCATCAGAGATATGTACTCAGACCTTCAGGAAGATGTTCATACCTTACCTAGCAAGCTGGTAGAGTACATTGAGTCTCTTATTCCAAGTACCTACATGGCAGTCTGTAGCCATTCACCATCCACCGAGCTGCTACAGGATTTCCAGAGGACAGTCTGCTATTTGgatgaagaaaacaaagaatggAAGGTCCTAACTCATCTACCCATAAGCACTAGCACCACAATGGCAGGTGTGGCTGTCCTCAACAACAAACTTTACATCATCGGAGGGGTGCACGATGTAAGCAAGAAGGTAATAGACACTGGCTTCTGCTATAACCCTGCAGGTAACACATGGTCCACAATCCCAAGTCCCCAGCAGCTACGCTACAACTTCACTCTCATAGGTCATGAGGGCTGCCTCTATGCCATAGGAGGAGAGTACAACAAGAAAGCCATGTCATCTGTGGAGAGGTACAGAGTCTCTAATGGAAGCTGGAGTTTTGCCTCTCACCTCCCCTGCCCTGCAGCCTCTCTGGCTTCTGCTAAAGCCATGAGCAGgatctttatctctctctggaGGGGCAAGGGTGCTACAGATATACATGAATATGTGCCTGAAAAGGACCAGTGGCTTCTGGTCACAACACTCATCCGCCAACATAGCTATGGCCTCTGTATGGTGGCCCATAAGGACAATTTGTATGTCATGCGCAATGGGCCCTGTGATGACTTCTTGCTGTGTGTGATGGACTGCTACAACCTGAGCTCACGCCAGTGGACGGCCATGCCAGGCCAGTATGGGAACAGTAAAGGTTCTCTGTTCACTGCCGTGGTGAGAGGGGACTCTGTGTTCACCCTCAACCGAATGGTGACCACAGAATACACAATTGAGGATTACAAGTGGAAAACCAAGAGGGAGATGAAAGGCTTTGGGAAGATTGGATCCATGTACACATTTCTGATGAGGCTGCCTAATGCCACTGTACCCTCCGTTGGAAAGTCGGCAGCTCTGACTCAGGACCAAAACCTTGGGGACCTTGTTGACAGTCGAAGATTATCCATGCAATGCTTTAAAAATCTGTAA
- the ubap1lb gene encoding uncharacterized protein ubap1lb: protein MPMGASQEAKEEVVILVPDYLTILQETEYEFSLENWVLRGLQGGYNIQPWPPIPCSQSEVLPSCPPYWLMFSSPQQSRLASRHSSDFWEPNPRQRSHSLNPAVLRTNFATSDSEDEREGSAEKLKASLPEKASSGGDTPSALCQHGPRKAQKAFIPNLLNPPACLSSLPHQRRKNLRQCSLSVLETSIQVNQMTTSQYPSSSSHRHPNTRANTVDRVSTINYQKPTQTSLSPYSCLPPSTASHPLGFPPAGRDSSVELLSALSPEERELLGAITARGYPLHTAIIALQKTGQQTPEQILSYLVACDHLCELGYDEAQVEEALEMFQNCETKAEEFLHLLSQFNEMGFQQNAIKEVLLVHENHRERALEELMMRVA, encoded by the exons ATGCCAATGGGTGCTTCACAGGAGGCCAAGGAAGAGGTGGTGATTCTAGTCCCTGACTACCTTACCATACTGCAAGAGAcggag TATGAGTTCAGTCTGGAGAACTGGGTGCTCAGAGGGCTGCAAGGTGGCTACAACATCCAGCCTTGGCCTCCAATTCCGTGCTCCCAATCAGAAGTGTTGCCATCCTGCCCACCCTACTGGCTGATGTTCAGTAGCCCCCAGCAGAGCCGCTTGGCCAGCCGACACAGCTCTGACTTCTGGGAGCCCAACCCTCGACAGCGATCCCACAGTCTCAACCCAGCCGTCCTGCGCACCAACTTTGCCACCTCAGACTCTGAAGATGAACGAGAAGGCTCTGCAGAGAAACTCAAGGCATCTTTGCCAGAGAAAGCCTCCTCGGGTGGAGACACTCCTTCTGCTTTATGTCAGCATGGCCCGAGGAAAGCACAGAAAGCCTTCATCCCAAACCTCCTGAACCCTCCTGCCTGCCTGAGCAGCCTACCACACCAACGCAGGAAGAACCTGCGCCAGTGTTCCCTCTCAGTGCTGGAGACCTCCATCCAAGTCAACCAGATGACAACCAGCCAATACCCGAGCTCCTCCTCACACAGACACCCTAACACCAGAGCCAATACAGTCGACAGGGTCTCCACAATCAACTACCAAAAGCCAACACAGACG TCTCTCAGCCCATACTCCTGTTTACCTCCCTCCACCGCCTCCCACCCCCTGGGTTTCCCCCCTGCTGGTCGGGACTCATCAGTGGAGCTTCTCTCAGCTCTGAgcccagaggagagagagctgcttGGGGCAATCACTGCTAGGGGTTACCCCCTCCACACTGCCATTATCGCCCTGCAGAAGACAGGCCAGCAAACCCCAGAACAG ATCTTGAGTTACCTGGTGGCATGTGACCATCTCTGTGAGCTGGGTTATGATGAAGCTCAGGTAGAGGAGGCTCTGGAGATGTTTCAAAACTGTGAAACAAAG GCTGAGGAGTTTCTTCATCTACTGAGCCAGTTCAATGAGATGGGCTTCCAGCAGAACGCCATTAAGGAAGTGCTGCTTGTCCATGAAAACCACCGTGAACGGGCTTTGGAGGAATTGATGATGCGTGTGGCATGA